From Eremothecium sinecaudum strain ATCC 58844 chromosome III, complete sequence:
CTATCTTGAAAAGGGTTAAAAGTTACATAAAAAAGGTGATAAAGGGTCATTAGCTTGTTTTAATCATGGCAGACTCATATAACTCGAAGAAACTAAAAGAATTGTTAGAACTATTATCTTTGAACAATGGCGATACTCAAAAGTTAACTCAGCAACAGCGCAAGGACTTTGAAGACTATAAGTTCTGGAAAACGCAACCTGTCGCTaaatttgatgaaaaaattgatgaagaaggtcCTGTTCATGGTAGTATGAAAGTTGAAGATGTGAGGGCAGAGCCATACCCTTTATTGGAGGAGTTTGAGTGGAGTACTCTAGATATAACCGATTCTAAGGATTTGGAGGATGTCTTCGTTCTTTTAAACGAAAACTACATTGAAGACAAAGATTCAACTTTTAGATTTAACTATACAAGAGAATTTTTCAATTGGGCATTAAAGCCGCCTGGGTGGCGCAAGGACTGGCACGTTGGTGTCCGTGTGCGTTCTTCAGGCAGGTTGGTTGCATTTATTAGCGCTATTCCAACTATTTTGGAGGTTAGAGGGAAGCCTTTGAAAAGTGTGGAAATCAATTTCTTATGTGTGCACAAGAAGTTAAGAGCCAAGAGGTTGACGCCAATTTTGATCAAGGAAATTACAAGACGTGTAAACTTGCAAGATATATGGCATGCGCTCTATTCCGCTGGAGTTATTCTACCATCTCCAGTTTCAACATGTCGTTACACCCATAGACCGCTCAACTGGTCAAAGTTATACGACGTCGGCTTTACAGCATTGCCCGCTAATGCTACCAAATCGGAAATGGTCGCCAAATACACATTGCCCAAGAACACACTAGTAAAGGGTTTAAGACCAATGGTGGAAGATGATATTGACGCCGCCCATGCGCTTTTTAATAAATACCAGGCAAGATTCGATCTTGTGCAGTCATTTGACAAAGAGGAATTCAAACATTGGTTCTTGGGCAACGCTGATACTCCAAACGTGATTTATTCATACGTCGTTGAAAAAGAAGACGGTTCAATCTCCGACTTTATGTCCTTCTATTCGTTGCCATTTACCATTTTAAATAGCAAACTGCACAAAGAATTAGGTATTGGGTACCTATTCTACTATGCTTCCGATGCAGACTTCGCCTACGATGACAGATTTGATCCTGCGGGCACCGAGCTCTTGCGTAATAGACTCAAGCAGCTCGTAAATGACATCTGCATCATTGCTCGTGATCAAAAAATGGATGTTTTGAACGCATTGTCCTCCCAAGATAATAACTTATTTTTGCAAGACCTAAAATTTGGCCTTGGAGACGGCTTTTTGAACTTCTACTTATTCAACTATAAAGCTAAACCTATTAGCGGCGGGATCACAGAGCAAAAGAAGTTGGATAATATTATGCGTAGCAATAACGGTATTGTGATGTTATGATTAACTCATACGATCACTATTTCCAATAATAATGTAATAATCTATCGCTCTATATTATAGGCTAATATTGCAGTTAGAATGCTTTCTCAGGTTGTATTTTGACTACTTTTTAGTTTCGTTGGTATGTAACCCTTATAATTAATCATCAGTGAGTGTTTTTATTTTGGAATTGAATGCTTCGTTCTTGTTGTAAAATGCGTTCTAATCTCCACCGGAAAGCGTAACTATGTAGTTGTTTTGCgtttaaaataaaaatacaGTTCAACGTGCCGACATCAAAAGCAAAACAAGTCTTGAATCTTGctattatatattatagCATTAATTAGCTCCCCCTGGAACAAAAAATATCTATCAGATTATATATTAAAGCAATTGAGCAATTGCAGTTCTTTTTATGTGTAGCTGCGATGAGCGGCTCGTTGCTATAGTCAATAATATTTAAAGAATTAGGAAGTCTTATTAATATTGTAATAATTACAACGTCTCATAATCATTGTCAAATAACTTATTACAAATATACGAGTATTACGAATTAATCAGCTTATTACAATGAGAATTTTGAACGTTGCATTGAGCCTTGCTGCAGTTGCCGCCGTACACGCCAATGAAAACCAGGCTTTGGAGGGAGAAAATGCGGACACAGTTATTTATGATACAATTGTTACCCAAACTGTCATTCAAGAGGCACCAGTGGTCGAAAATCATGCACAGTTAAACTTAGTTGCCACTAAATTTGTCACAGTGACAGTGCCCGCAGTTGCGCCAGCGCCAGCTCCTGTGGAAACTAACGCAGTAGAAACTAACGTAATCGAAAACAGTCAAGTACAAGACAATCAAAGAAAGGAAAGCCATGCTACAGGTGTTAAAAATGACGGATATTGGGCTGTTCCTCCTAGTTTAACTCTTGTGCAAACCAATGAAGCTGGTCAACCCTACACTGAGTTCTTCTGGTGGATTCCTCCTCACTTACAAACTCATTTGGCTACGCCACAGCCTTCGCCTACCAACCAGCATTCACAATTATCAAAGACTCCAGAGTCAACCATGTCACACGAGTCTGACAGACAAAAAGTTACACATTCTGCAGAAACCACGCGTTCCACCGATGACCGTGACAAGAGTAACTCTGCAAGAAAAACCAGCTCCATTACGACTTCTTCAGATGAAAGCGTCTCCAGAAGCAGACACGCAAAGACTATAACAAGAGAGAGCACTACAGAGACGATTTCAGACGATGACCTAAAATCTTTTGTTACTTCTTCCAGCAGACTTTTGACATTTGCCGCTAACATCGCCTCAGAGGCTATTAACAACGCTAACAACAACCATCCAGGCGTTATGTTGTCGCCTATTGCAGGATTAGTGGCTGCAGTCCTACTGGCGCTTTAAACGTCTGCGTTCCTGATTTCTTACATACAACTGTTCTTTGTAgttttttttgtttttaCTCGTTCTTCACTTTTCTGAAAAATAAATTTTAATTAATCTCCTGACTTACTAAATAATCCCTATAACAGGCGATACTACTCCCTTACAGATCTTCAACGCTGCTGGCTCATCAGTTAATATATTAGCTGGCAAAACTACAGGTTACACTTAAACATTTTTCTACTTGCATAAAGATAGATATCCTCCTATTTTCACTGACCACAGACTGAAATGGTCCTTTGGCATAAGAATACACATGTATTTGAAAGAGATTTCCGTACTGTTTCCCTCGCATTCTTCAATAGATATCCAAATCCATATGCATCACACGTCCTATCAATAGACACCATCTCCAGAACGGTGGACGACCTTGGAAGGCTCCATTCTATTCGTCTCATCAAAAAAAGCGGTAAACTCCCGTCCTGGGTTAAGCCCTTCCTAGGTCGTATATCAGACTCCTGGATAATAGAACAGAGCCTTGTCGATCCAGCCAAGTCGCTCCTTCGCACCTACACAAAAAACCTGGACCACACGCGAATTATACAAGTCGAAGAGCACACCCAGTACCGCTACGATGATTCTACAGGCACTACGCAAGTCGACAGTAAGGTGAAATTTTGCAGTGCGTTCGGTATGGGCATTAAGAACCGCATAGAGGAGTGGTCCCACCGTCGTTTCGATGAAAACATAAAAAGGAGCCGCCTTGGGATGTCATTTGTCATGGACAAGCTCGACCACCGCGCTCAGCTCCTTTGGAGCACGTGATTCACTCTAGATTCCCACACTTTTGCGTCAAACCACGTGCTCGCACCGGCACCCCGCGCATCTTGCACGGCGGTTATCGCGGTACCCCGGCATGTTCTGTGAACCGTCATCTGATTGGTCAGTTTTCAATCGGAGAAGCCCACGGCATATCGTACGGCTTTCTGAAGAGAAACGCTATTGGCTAAACTTTCATTGAGTAAAGTTATTATCAGTGCGTAATAGAGCACGGACTCGTACTGTTTGCCACCTTAAGAACCTTCATTTTGTCTATATAACTTATTCCCCTGTCTGAACTTCATctatttatttattatttattagaCTTTTACTACAGTGTAAGCAGGGTTATTTATTGTTGCATACCGTTACACGCTCGCGTTAAGAAACAGTCAATCACCATCAATATCTTATCGGATCTAGTTGGTACTTTGTCAACAGTGCTTAGAGTATCCTCGGATTTAAGAGTTGGCTCACAGGAATTCATACAGAAGAATCTTTATAAAAAGACATATCCCGAATATAAACAACTGATAAGGAGAATTTGGAGAAATTGTAATGCTAAAATCGGAGGCACGTAACGATTTAGAGGATGCTTACGAAGGCGGAACTCCTTTTTTAGTGGAAGATCACAAAACAGACCCTACTCATGTCTCTTGGGCAAATGCGATGCCTGGGAAGCAGGGTTTATACGACCCTGAGTACGAAAAAGATGCATGTGGTGTTGGGTTTGTCGCCAATATTAATGGGTCTGCATCTCATAAAATCGTATCAGATGCCAAGTATTTGCTATGCAACATGACGCACCGTGGTGCCGTTTCTACAGACGGTAACGGTGACGGTGCTGGTATTCTTGTAGGCATACCCCATGAGTTCATGCAGAGAGAATTCAAGATGGATCTTGGGGTGGAAGTCCCTCCCAAACACCAGTACGCTGTTGGTAATGTGTTTTTCAAGAAGGGAGAAGATGAAATCAGTTTGCGTGAGTCTAAAGGaacttttgaaaatattgCGGAATCTTTAGGACTAAAGGTGCTAGGATGGAGAGGGGTACCTCATGATTCATCTATTCTAGGATCTGTTGCTCTCTCGCGTGAGCCGATCGTTCTACAGCCATTAGTTGTGTTCCGTGAGCTCTATGAAGCGGCTCCGGTATCTGATGAGGAGTTTACAGAAAAATACGAGGTTAAATTCCGCACGCAACTTTACATTTTGAGAAAGCAGACTTCCGCTGCCATTGGTCTACAGAACGGTTTTTATGTCTGTTCGTTGAACAATAGAACCATTGTTTACAAGGGCCAGTTGACTCCAGCTCAAGTGTACAATTACTATCATGACTTAACGAATGCCCATTTCAAATCGCACTTAGCATTGGTACACTCACGTTTCTCCACTAACACTTTCCCATCTTGGGATCGTGCACAGCCATTGCGTTGGATTGCCCACAATGGTGAGATCAACACATTGCGTGGTAATAAGAACTGGATGCGTGCGAAGGAAGGTGTGATGGCCTCAGAAGTTTTCCAAGATCAACTAGAGAAGTTATACCCAATTATTGAGGAGGGTGGCTCCGACTCTGCTGCGATGGACAACGTCTTGGAGTTGTTGGTTATTAACGGAATTCTTTCTTTGCCGGAAGCTATGTGTTTAATGGTTCCTGAGGCATACCACAAGGATATGGACTCTCATTTAAAAGCCTGGTTTGATTGGGCTGCGTGCTTAATGGAACCATGGGATGGTCCTGCTCTTTTAACCTTCACTGATGGTCGTTATACCGGTGCAACTTTGGATCGTAATGGTTTGAGACCTTGCAGATATTACATCACTGCGGATGGCCGTGTGATTTGTGGATCTGAGGTTGGTGTTATCCCAGTCGACAACAAGTTGATTGTCTCTAAGGGTAAGCTAAAACCAGGTGACATGTTATTGGTCGACACCATGCTAGGTGAGATGATTGACACTAAGGTCTTGAAGAACAACTTCTCAAAGAGAAAGGATTTTAAATCTTGGTTGTCTAAAGTTATTAAACTAGACGATTTGTTGAATAAGACCAAAAATATTATCCCTAAGGACTTTATCTCCAACTCTTCATCTTTTAAGGTTCAGCAAGATCCTAGACTTTTGGCATTAGGCTACACTTATGAACAGGTTTCACTATTGCTTGTTCCAATGGCTTTGACAGGTAAGGAAGCTTTAGGCTCTATGGGTAACGATGCCCCATTGGCATGTTTGAATGAAGACCCTGTACTAGTGTATGAATACTTTAGGCAATTGTTCGCTCAAGTTACTAATCCACCAATTGACCCAATCCGTGAAGCTAACGTCATGTCTTTGGAATGTTTCGTCGGTCCTCAAGGTAATCTTTTGGAAATGCATCCTTCACAATGTGATAGGTTACTACTAAAGTCTCCAATTCTAAAGTGGAACGAGTTCGAAGCATTGAAGAACATCGAGAAGGTCCACCCTACCTGGTCTTGTGCCAACATTGACATTACTTTTCCAAGATCTGCAGGTTTACTTGGCTACACTGATACGATAGAGCGCATTACCAAAGAAGCCTCAGAAGCGATCGATCAGGGTAAAAACATATTGATACTTTCCGATAGGAAGTTGGATGCAAAGAATGTTACAATTTCATCTTTGATCGCTGTTGGTGCTATCCACCATCATTTGATTAGAAATAAACAGCGTTCTCACGTTGCTATCATTCTAGAGACCGGTGAAGCCCGTGAGGTTCATCAATTCTGTGTTCTATTAGGATATGGTTGCGATGGTATCTTCCCATATTTGGCTATGGAAACGTTGGTTAGAATGAACAGAGAAGGTTTAGTGCGCAATGCAAATGATGATAATGCCCCAATAGATGATGATACTTTGATCGAGAATTATAAGCATGCATTGGATGGTGGTATTCTAAAGGTTATGTCTAAAATGGGTATTTCCACTTTAGCATCATACAAAGGTGCTCAAATTTTTGAAGCTCTAGGTGTCGATAACTCTGTTATTGATATGTGTTTTGCAGGTACCGCATCGAGAATTAAAGGTGTTACATTTGAGTATTTGGCACAAGATGCGTTTTCTTTACACGAACGTGGTTTCCCATCCAGAGAAATTGTTCAAAAATCTGCCAACTTACCAGAAGCTGGTGAGTATCACTGGAGAGATGGTGGATACAAGCATGTGAATGACCCCAGTGCGATTGCTTCTCTACAGGACTCAGTTAGAAACAAGAATGAGGACGCTTGGGAACTTTACGTCAAGAAGGAAATGGAGGCTATCAGAGACTGTACTTTAAGAGGATTGTTAGAATTGGACTACGAATCTTCCACGGCTATTCCTCTTGAGCAAGTTGAACCTTGGACCGAAATAGCCAGAAGGTTTGCTACTGGTGCGATGTCATATGGTTCCATTTCGATGGAAGCACATTCAACATTGGCAATTGCAATGAACAGATTGGGAGCAAAATCTAACTGTGGTGAAGGTGGTGAAGATGCTCAACGTTCAATTGTACATGCAAATGGTGATACTATGAGATCTGCTATTAAGCAAGTTGCATCCGCCAGATTTGGTGTTACCTCACACTATTTATCTGATGCTGACGAAATCCAAATTAAAGTTGCTCAAGGAGCTAAACCTGGTGAAGGTGGTGAATTACCTGCCCACAAGGTCTCAGTTGATATTGCAAAAACCAGACATTCAACACCATATGTTGGTTTAATTTCTCCCCCTCCTCACCACGATATTTATTCTATAGAAGATTTGAAGCAATTAATTTACGACTTGAAGTGTGCTAATCCACGTGCCGGTATCTCTGTGAAATTAGTTTCTGAAGTCGGGGTGGGTATTGTGGCTTCTGGTGTCGCAAAAGCTAAGGCTGACCATATTTTAGTGTCTGGTCATGATGGTGGTACAGGTGCTGCTAGATGGACGTCTGTTAAATATGCGGGTTTGCCATGGGAGTTAGGTTTGGCTGAAACCCATCAAACTCTAGTTTTAAACGACTTAAGAAGAAATGTGGTTGTTCAAACTGATGGTCAATTAAGAACAGGTTTTGATATTGCCGTGGCTATTTTATTAGGTGCTGAGTCGTTCACTTTAGCTACCATTCCGTTGATTGCAATGGGATGTGTGATGTTGAGAAAGTGTCATTTGAACGCTTGTGCTGTCGGTATTGCCACTCAAGATCCATACTTAAGATCTAAATTCAAGGGACAGCCTGAACATGTGATTAACTTCTTTTACTACTTGATTCAGGACTTGAGGAAGATTATGGCGAAACTAGGTTACCGTACCGTTGATGAAATGGTTGGCCACTCGGAAAAGTTGAGAAAAAGAGACGATGTAACAACTAAGGCGTTGAATATCGATCTATCTCCTATTTTGACTCCTGCCCACCTCATTCGTCCAGGTGTACCAACAAGTTTCTGTAGAAAGCAGGACCTCAGATTGCACACTCGTTTGGATAACAAGTTGATCGATGAAGCAGAAATTACCTTAGATAAAGGTCTGCCAGTTACCATTGACGCAGCTATCATTAATACCGATCGTGCGCTAGGATCTACCTTGTCATACAGAGTTTCAAAGAGATTTGGTGAAAATGGTTTACCACAAGACACTATAGTTGTTAACATTGAGGGTTCTGCTGGGCAATCATTTGGGGCCTTTTTAGCATCCGGAATCACCTTTATTTTGGATGGTGACGCTAATGACTACGTTGGAAAAGGTTTATCAGGTGGTAAGATTGTCATCAGACCTCCTGAAGATTCCAAATTTAAGTCAGACGAGAACGTTATCATTGGTAATACATGTTTCTATGGTGCTACATCTGGTCGTGCGTTTATTGCTGGTAGTGTTGGTGAACGTTTTGCTGTGCGTAACTCTGGTGCTACCCTTGTCGTAGAAAGAATAAAAGGTAACAATGCATTTGAATATATGACTGGTGGTAGAGCAGTTGTTTTATCCCAAATGGAGTCCTTAAACGCGTTTTCAGGTGCTACAGGTGGTATCGCTTACTGTTTAACTTCAGACTATGATGACTTTATTGGTAAGATCAACTTAGAAACTATTGAGTTGCAAAGCTTGAGCGATCCTGTAGAAGTTGCTTTTGTGAAGAATTTGATCCAAGATCATTATAACTACACAAAATCCGAACTAGCTTCCAGAATACTACGGCACTTCAACCACTATCTGAAATATTTTGTTAAGGTCATCCCAACTGACTACAAGAAGGTTTTGGATAAGGAGGCAGCCGAAAGTTCTAAGGCCAAAGAACGCTCTACTGCCGAGTTCCTGAAAAAATTCAATGGCATCAAAGATACATCTGCGGATGCAACCAATGGAGAACTTCAAGAACTTGCAACTGCCAAGAAGCAAAAGATTAACTCCAAAACAATTTCAATTAACAGTATTATTAAGGAGCCAAAGGTCATCGATTTGGAGGATTCTGTTCAAAGTAAGGAACAGATCGAAAGCCAAGCTGAAAAGTTGGATAGAGTTAAGGGCTTTATGAAGTACAAGCTAAGTCATGACGAATACAGAAAGGTTTCGACCAGAGTGCGTGATTGGAAGGAACTTTCGGGGCCTATAAGCAAGAAAACTGCAAAGGTCCAAACTGCAAGATGCATGGACTGTGGTGTTCCATTCTGTACTTCCGATACAGGATGTCCGATTTCTAACGTCATTCCAAAGTTTAACGAATTAGTTTTCAAGAACCAATGGAAGTTGGCATTAGATAAGTTATTGGAAACTAATAATTTCCCTGAGTTTACCGGTAGAGTATGTCCCGCTCCATGCCAAGGTGCTTGTACTCTAGGAATCATTGATGATGCTGTTGGTATTAAATCAGTGGAAAGAATTATTATTGACAATGCTTTTAAGGAAGGATGGATTACTCCATGTCCACCAGAAGTCAGAACTCAACGTACAGTTGCCATCATTGGTTCTGGTCCAGCTGGTTTAGCATGTGCTGACCAATTAAATCGCTCAGGTCACTCAGTAACTGTCTATGAAAGGGCTGATCGTTTTGGTGGTTTGTTAATGTACGGTATTCCAAACATGAAGCTAGATAAGTCCATCGTCCAAAGACGTATAGATTTATTGGAAGCTGAAGGTATTGAATTCGTTCCTAACACGGAGATCGGAAAAGACATTACCGTCGAAGAGTTAAAGAAAAACTTTGATGCGGTTGTGTTTGCAATTGGTTCCACGGTACCAAGGGACTTGAGAATTCCAGGTAGAGAATTGAAGAACATTGATTTTGCGATGACTTTATTGAGCAAAAATACCAAGGCCTTATTGGAAAAGGATCTTGAAACCGTCAGGAAGGAAATCGAAGGTAAGAAGGTTATTGTCATTGGTGGTGGTGACACTGGTAATGACTGTTTGGGTACCTCAGTTAGACATGGTGCCGCTAGTGTTTTGAACTTTGAATTGCTTCCTCAACCTCCTAACGAGCGTGCCAAGGACAACCCATGGCCGCAATGGCCTCGTATAATGAGAGTTGACTATGGTCATGCTGAAGTAAAAGAACGTTATGGAAGAGACCCTAGAGAATTCTGCATCCTTTCCAAGGAGTTTATAGGTAACGAAAACGGTGAAGTCACTGCAATTAAAACTGTTAGGGTCGAATGGAAAAAATCTCAATCCGGTGTATGGCAGATGGTTGAAATACCGGGCTCGGAGAAAACCTTCGAGGCAGACATTGTATTGTTATCGATGGGTTTCGTTGGTCCAGAATTGATGTGCGATCCTTCTCTAAAGAAAACAAAAAGAGGAAATATTGCTACTATTTCTGAATCCTCTTACTGTGTTGATGGTGGTAAGGTCTTTGCTGCCGGTGACTGTAGAAGAGGTCAATCTTTGATTGTCTGGGCCATCCAAGAGGGAAGAAAGTGTGCAACCGCTGTCGACGTGTTTTTAATTGGTTCTAGTAACCTACCTGGCAATGGTGGTATTGTCAAACGTGATTACAGGTTATTAGAAGAGTTAGCGTCCGCTTTTTAAGTACTGAGTGCTTACTTACCATCTGAAGCTAACTTAGCCTGCTATCATTCAATAAATATGTGCAATTGTTGCACAATATCTACTATGCTGGGGTTTAATTAACTCCTCCAAGCCTGCAGAGACAGGTCTATGAACAGAATACTCCGCATGCGTGCCAATGActttattttttt
This genomic window contains:
- the UPS1 gene encoding Ups1p (Syntenic homolog of Ashbya gossypii AAR075C; Syntenic homolog of Saccharomyces cerevisiae YLR193C (UPS1)); the encoded protein is MVLWHKNTHVFERDFRTVSLAFFNRYPNPYASHVLSIDTISRTVDDLGRLHSIRLIKKSGKLPSWVKPFLGRISDSWIIEQSLVDPAKSLLRTYTKNLDHTRIIQVEEHTQYRYDDSTGTTQVDSKVKFCSAFGMGIKNRIEEWSHRRFDENIKRSRLGMSFVMDKLDHRAQLLWST
- the GLT1 gene encoding glutamate synthase (NADH) (Syntenic homolog of Ashbya gossypii ADR290W; Syntenic homolog of Saccharomyces cerevisiae YDL171C (GLT1)), giving the protein MLKSEARNDLEDAYEGGTPFLVEDHKTDPTHVSWANAMPGKQGLYDPEYEKDACGVGFVANINGSASHKIVSDAKYLLCNMTHRGAVSTDGNGDGAGILVGIPHEFMQREFKMDLGVEVPPKHQYAVGNVFFKKGEDEISLRESKGTFENIAESLGLKVLGWRGVPHDSSILGSVALSREPIVLQPLVVFRELYEAAPVSDEEFTEKYEVKFRTQLYILRKQTSAAIGLQNGFYVCSLNNRTIVYKGQLTPAQVYNYYHDLTNAHFKSHLALVHSRFSTNTFPSWDRAQPLRWIAHNGEINTLRGNKNWMRAKEGVMASEVFQDQLEKLYPIIEEGGSDSAAMDNVLELLVINGILSLPEAMCLMVPEAYHKDMDSHLKAWFDWAACLMEPWDGPALLTFTDGRYTGATLDRNGLRPCRYYITADGRVICGSEVGVIPVDNKLIVSKGKLKPGDMLLVDTMLGEMIDTKVLKNNFSKRKDFKSWLSKVIKLDDLLNKTKNIIPKDFISNSSSFKVQQDPRLLALGYTYEQVSLLLVPMALTGKEALGSMGNDAPLACLNEDPVLVYEYFRQLFAQVTNPPIDPIREANVMSLECFVGPQGNLLEMHPSQCDRLLLKSPILKWNEFEALKNIEKVHPTWSCANIDITFPRSAGLLGYTDTIERITKEASEAIDQGKNILILSDRKLDAKNVTISSLIAVGAIHHHLIRNKQRSHVAIILETGEAREVHQFCVLLGYGCDGIFPYLAMETLVRMNREGLVRNANDDNAPIDDDTLIENYKHALDGGILKVMSKMGISTLASYKGAQIFEALGVDNSVIDMCFAGTASRIKGVTFEYLAQDAFSLHERGFPSREIVQKSANLPEAGEYHWRDGGYKHVNDPSAIASLQDSVRNKNEDAWELYVKKEMEAIRDCTLRGLLELDYESSTAIPLEQVEPWTEIARRFATGAMSYGSISMEAHSTLAIAMNRLGAKSNCGEGGEDAQRSIVHANGDTMRSAIKQVASARFGVTSHYLSDADEIQIKVAQGAKPGEGGELPAHKVSVDIAKTRHSTPYVGLISPPPHHDIYSIEDLKQLIYDLKCANPRAGISVKLVSEVGVGIVASGVAKAKADHILVSGHDGGTGAARWTSVKYAGLPWELGLAETHQTLVLNDLRRNVVVQTDGQLRTGFDIAVAILLGAESFTLATIPLIAMGCVMLRKCHLNACAVGIATQDPYLRSKFKGQPEHVINFFYYLIQDLRKIMAKLGYRTVDEMVGHSEKLRKRDDVTTKALNIDLSPILTPAHLIRPGVPTSFCRKQDLRLHTRLDNKLIDEAEITLDKGLPVTIDAAIINTDRALGSTLSYRVSKRFGENGLPQDTIVVNIEGSAGQSFGAFLASGITFILDGDANDYVGKGLSGGKIVIRPPEDSKFKSDENVIIGNTCFYGATSGRAFIAGSVGERFAVRNSGATLVVERIKGNNAFEYMTGGRAVVLSQMESLNAFSGATGGIAYCLTSDYDDFIGKINLETIELQSLSDPVEVAFVKNLIQDHYNYTKSELASRILRHFNHYLKYFVKVIPTDYKKVLDKEAAESSKAKERSTAEFLKKFNGIKDTSADATNGELQELATAKKQKINSKTISINSIIKEPKVIDLEDSVQSKEQIESQAEKLDRVKGFMKYKLSHDEYRKVSTRVRDWKELSGPISKKTAKVQTARCMDCGVPFCTSDTGCPISNVIPKFNELVFKNQWKLALDKLLETNNFPEFTGRVCPAPCQGACTLGIIDDAVGIKSVERIIIDNAFKEGWITPCPPEVRTQRTVAIIGSGPAGLACADQLNRSGHSVTVYERADRFGGLLMYGIPNMKLDKSIVQRRIDLLEAEGIEFVPNTEIGKDITVEELKKNFDAVVFAIGSTVPRDLRIPGRELKNIDFAMTLLSKNTKALLEKDLETVRKEIEGKKVIVIGGGDTGNDCLGTSVRHGAASVLNFELLPQPPNERAKDNPWPQWPRIMRVDYGHAEVKERYGRDPREFCILSKEFIGNENGEVTAIKTVRVEWKKSQSGVWQMVEIPGSEKTFEADIVLLSMGFVGPELMCDPSLKKTKRGNIATISESSYCVDGGKVFAAGDCRRGQSLIVWAIQEGRKCATAVDVFLIGSSNLPGNGGIVKRDYRLLEELASAF
- the NMT1 gene encoding glycylpeptide N-tetradecanoyltransferase NMT1 (Syntenic homolog of Ashbya gossypii AAR077C; Syntenic homolog of Saccharomyces cerevisiae YLR195C (NMT1)) is translated as MADSYNSKKLKELLELLSLNNGDTQKLTQQQRKDFEDYKFWKTQPVAKFDEKIDEEGPVHGSMKVEDVRAEPYPLLEEFEWSTLDITDSKDLEDVFVLLNENYIEDKDSTFRFNYTREFFNWALKPPGWRKDWHVGVRVRSSGRLVAFISAIPTILEVRGKPLKSVEINFLCVHKKLRAKRLTPILIKEITRRVNLQDIWHALYSAGVILPSPVSTCRYTHRPLNWSKLYDVGFTALPANATKSEMVAKYTLPKNTLVKGLRPMVEDDIDAAHALFNKYQARFDLVQSFDKEEFKHWFLGNADTPNVIYSYVVEKEDGSISDFMSFYSLPFTILNSKLHKELGIGYLFYYASDADFAYDDRFDPAGTELLRNRLKQLVNDICIIARDQKMDVLNALSSQDNNLFLQDLKFGLGDGFLNFYLFNYKAKPISGGITEQKKLDNIMRSNNGIVML
- the NCW2 gene encoding Ncw2p (Syntenic homolog of Ashbya gossypii AAR076C; Syntenic homolog of Saccharomyces cerevisiae YLR194C), coding for MRILNVALSLAAVAAVHANENQALEGENADTVIYDTIVTQTVIQEAPVVENHAQLNLVATKFVTVTVPAVAPAPAPVETNAVETNVIENSQVQDNQRKESHATGVKNDGYWAVPPSLTLVQTNEAGQPYTEFFWWIPPHLQTHLATPQPSPTNQHSQLSKTPESTMSHESDRQKVTHSAETTRSTDDRDKSNSARKTSSITTSSDESVSRSRHAKTITRESTTETISDDDLKSFVTSSSRLLTFAANIASEAINNANNNHPGVMLSPIAGLVAAVLLAL